The Devosia sp. A16 genome includes a window with the following:
- the guaB gene encoding IMP dehydrogenase → MAKIITSITGDSALTFDDVLLQPARSDVLPTDVDIRTRVTKDISLNIPILSSAMDTVTESRMAIAMAQAGGMGVIHKNLDILVQAEHVRAVKSFESGMVVNPITIGPDATLADALALMEANHISGIPVVENGGQGGRKTGRLVGILTNRDVRFASNPRQRIAELMTHENLVTVRDGVSKDEAKRLLHAHRIEKLLVVDDEGRCVGLITVKDIEKAQLNPNAVKDAQGRLRVAAATGVGDAGFERSLALIDAGVDLLVIDTAHGHSTGVLKSVERVKRESNSTRIVAGNVATAEATRALIDAGADSVKVGIGPGSICTTRIVAGVGVPQLAAVMACAEEGDKHGIPVIADGGIKFSGDLAKALAGGASCAMVGSLLAGTDESPGEVYLYQGRSYKSYRGMGSVGAMARGSADRYFQQEVNDSLKLVPEGIEGQVPYKGAAGNVLHQLAGGLRAAMGYTGAPTLQAFRDNSVFVKISGAGLNESHVHDVSITRESPNYRGGN, encoded by the coding sequence TTGGCGAAGATCATTACTTCCATCACCGGCGATAGCGCACTGACGTTCGACGACGTGCTGCTGCAGCCTGCGCGCTCCGATGTGCTGCCGACCGATGTCGACATCCGCACCCGGGTGACCAAGGACATTTCCCTCAATATCCCGATCCTGTCGTCCGCCATGGACACGGTGACCGAGAGCCGCATGGCCATCGCCATGGCCCAGGCCGGCGGCATGGGCGTGATCCACAAGAACCTCGACATCCTGGTGCAGGCCGAGCATGTCCGCGCCGTGAAGAGTTTCGAAAGCGGCATGGTGGTGAACCCCATCACCATCGGCCCCGATGCGACGCTGGCCGACGCGCTGGCGCTGATGGAAGCCAACCACATCTCCGGCATTCCGGTGGTGGAGAATGGCGGGCAGGGTGGCCGCAAGACCGGCCGGCTGGTCGGCATCCTCACCAACCGCGACGTGCGCTTTGCCAGCAATCCGCGCCAGCGCATCGCCGAGCTGATGACGCACGAGAACCTCGTCACCGTCCGCGACGGCGTCAGCAAGGATGAAGCCAAGCGGCTGCTGCATGCCCATCGCATCGAAAAACTGCTGGTGGTCGACGACGAGGGCCGCTGCGTCGGGCTGATCACCGTCAAGGATATCGAGAAGGCGCAGCTCAACCCCAACGCCGTGAAGGATGCGCAGGGCCGCCTCCGTGTGGCAGCGGCGACCGGCGTCGGCGACGCCGGCTTCGAGCGCTCTCTGGCGCTGATCGATGCCGGTGTCGACCTGCTCGTCATCGACACCGCGCACGGCCATTCGACCGGGGTGCTGAAGTCGGTGGAAAGGGTGAAGCGCGAGAGCAATTCCACCCGCATCGTGGCCGGCAATGTCGCGACCGCCGAGGCCACCCGGGCATTGATCGATGCCGGCGCGGATTCGGTGAAGGTCGGTATCGGCCCCGGCTCGATCTGTACCACCCGCATCGTCGCCGGCGTCGGCGTGCCGCAGCTCGCGGCGGTCATGGCCTGCGCCGAGGAAGGCGACAAGCACGGCATTCCGGTCATCGCCGACGGCGGAATCAAATTCTCAGGCGATCTGGCCAAGGCCTTGGCGGGCGGCGCTTCCTGCGCCATGGTCGGTTCGCTCCTCGCCGGCACCGACGAGAGCCCGGGCGAGGTCTACCTCTACCAGGGCCGCTCCTATAAGTCGTATCGCGGAATGGGCTCGGTGGGCGCCATGGCGCGCGGTTCGGCCGATCGCTACTTCCAGCAGGAAGTGAATGACAGCCTGAAGCTGGTGCCCGAGGGCATCGAGGGCCAGGTGCCCTACAAGGGCGCCGCCGGCAATGTCCTGCACCAGCTGGCGGGCGGCCTCCGCGCCGCCATGGGCTATACCGGTGCGCCGACCCTGCAGGCCTTCCGCGACAATTCGGTATTCGTGAAGATCTCCGGCGCCGGCCTCAACGAGAGCCACGTGCACGATGTCTCGATCACCCGCGAAAGCCCGAACTACCGCGGCGGCAACTAA
- a CDS encoding MAPEG family protein, translating to MAPWLIAAILTQGALALGLLWYLGTIRIPMVMRGEVRIDDIALERKGWPKREWQASNAFDNQFQLPVLFYVGAGLALYFGPTSLEVALAWLFVVTRYAHAFVHITDNHVIRRFAAYFAGLLLLCLFWLDLAVRLVLSL from the coding sequence ATGGCGCCCTGGCTGATTGCCGCCATCCTTACCCAGGGCGCACTCGCCCTGGGGCTGCTCTGGTATCTCGGCACCATCCGCATCCCGATGGTGATGCGGGGCGAGGTGCGGATCGATGACATCGCGCTCGAGCGCAAGGGATGGCCGAAGCGCGAATGGCAGGCCTCGAACGCCTTCGACAATCAGTTCCAGTTGCCGGTGCTGTTCTATGTCGGGGCCGGGCTGGCGCTGTACTTCGGCCCAACCAGCCTGGAGGTTGCGCTGGCCTGGCTGTTCGTCGTGACGCGCTATGCGCATGCCTTCGTGCATATCACCGACAACCATGTGATCCGGCGCTTCGCCGCCTATTTTGCCGGGCTGCTGCTGCTCTGTCTGTTCTGGCTCGACCTCGCGGTGCGGCTGGTCCTGTCGCTGTAG
- a CDS encoding RsmB/NOP family class I SAM-dependent RNA methyltransferase, with the protein MRLPGRIAAAIDVLADIDAHKRPVAEALKAWGLNNRFAGAGDRAAIGNLVYDALRRKSSHAWAMGSDAPRALVLSVVVREWGENTDELNASFGSDRFAPAPIDAAEAAKLTAADPLAGAPDNVRGDVPEWVAPHLAESFGADWVAEAHDLSGRPPLDLRVNTLKANRDKALRALSRFAPDTAAIIPEGIRFPAGARDSRTPNVQSEEGYIKGWFEVQDFGSQMVAALAGVRGGEQVLDLCAGAGGKTLAMAAAMQNRGQIFAYDSDRTRLAPIYDRLKRAGVRNVQVRPPGEGVLDDLAGKLDRVVVDAPCTGSGTWRRQPTAKWKLTPEQLAVRVEEQRAILIDAARYLKPGGTLVYITCSVLPEENGRQAAAFLASNPDFTAIAGNKLWMSQFSGAKVRARFSPEGGVALTPHLTGTDGFYVMAMERRR; encoded by the coding sequence ATGAGACTGCCCGGCCGGATCGCCGCCGCCATCGATGTGCTTGCCGATATCGATGCGCATAAGCGCCCGGTGGCCGAGGCGCTGAAGGCCTGGGGGCTCAACAACCGCTTCGCCGGCGCCGGCGATCGGGCCGCCATCGGCAACCTCGTCTATGACGCGCTGCGCCGGAAAAGCTCGCACGCCTGGGCCATGGGCTCGGACGCGCCGCGGGCGCTGGTGCTGAGCGTCGTGGTGCGCGAATGGGGTGAAAACACCGACGAGCTCAACGCGAGTTTCGGCAGCGACCGCTTTGCGCCGGCTCCGATCGATGCCGCTGAGGCGGCAAAGCTCACTGCTGCCGATCCGCTTGCCGGGGCGCCCGACAATGTGCGGGGCGACGTCCCCGAATGGGTGGCCCCGCACCTCGCCGAGAGCTTTGGCGCCGATTGGGTAGCCGAAGCGCACGATCTCTCCGGGCGGCCACCGCTCGACCTGCGCGTCAACACGCTGAAGGCCAACCGCGACAAGGCGCTGCGCGCCCTCAGTCGTTTCGCGCCCGATACCGCAGCGATCATTCCCGAGGGCATCCGCTTTCCCGCCGGCGCGCGCGACAGCCGCACGCCCAACGTGCAGAGCGAGGAGGGCTACATCAAGGGCTGGTTCGAGGTGCAGGATTTCGGCAGCCAGATGGTCGCGGCGCTGGCCGGCGTGCGCGGGGGCGAACAGGTGCTGGACCTGTGTGCCGGAGCCGGCGGCAAGACCCTCGCCATGGCCGCCGCGATGCAGAATCGCGGCCAGATCTTCGCCTATGACAGCGACCGCACCCGGCTTGCTCCCATCTACGACCGTCTGAAGCGCGCCGGCGTCCGCAACGTGCAGGTGCGCCCACCGGGTGAGGGCGTGCTCGACGACCTCGCCGGCAAGCTCGATCGGGTGGTGGTCGATGCTCCCTGTACCGGCTCGGGCACCTGGCGCCGCCAGCCGACCGCCAAATGGAAACTGACCCCGGAACAACTCGCCGTCCGCGTCGAGGAACAGCGCGCCATCCTCATCGACGCTGCCAGGTACCTCAAGCCCGGCGGCACGCTGGTCTACATCACCTGCTCGGTGCTACCCGAGGAGAACGGCCGGCAGGCTGCGGCCTTCCTTGCAAGCAACCCCGACTTCACCGCGATCGCCGGCAACAAGCTCTGGATGAGCCAGTTCTCCGGCGCCAAGGTCCGCGCCCGCTTCTCGCCGGAGGGCGGGGTGGCGCTGACGCCGCATCTCACCGGCACCGACGGTTTCTACGTCATGGCGATGGAGAGGCGGCGGTGA
- a CDS encoding TspO/MBR family protein, which translates to MSTLTISDLKTPRALLLLAVFLVVVIGVGAVIGISTAPGDWYAGLAKPPFNPPNWVFGPVWFALYVLIAIAGWRTFLSEPGGTGMKLWYAQMGLNWLWSPVWFSLHLLWPAFAVIIAILALILAFIANRWTRDRVSALLFVPYAAWVGFASLLNLAIATLN; encoded by the coding sequence ATGAGCACCCTCACGATATCCGACCTCAAGACCCCGCGCGCCTTGCTGCTGCTGGCGGTTTTCCTCGTTGTGGTGATTGGCGTCGGCGCCGTCATCGGCATTTCGACGGCGCCCGGTGACTGGTATGCCGGCCTCGCCAAGCCGCCCTTCAATCCGCCCAACTGGGTGTTCGGTCCGGTCTGGTTTGCGCTTTATGTGTTGATCGCCATTGCCGGCTGGCGGACTTTCCTCAGCGAGCCAGGCGGCACCGGGATGAAGCTCTGGTATGCCCAGATGGGGCTCAACTGGCTATGGTCACCGGTATGGTTCTCTCTGCATCTGCTGTGGCCGGCTTTCGCCGTGATCATTGCCATCCTGGCGCTGATCCTCGCTTTCATCGCCAACCGCTGGACTCGCGACCGCGTTTCGGCGTTGCTGTTCGTGCCCTACGCTGCCTGGGTCGGCTTCGCCAGCCTGCTGAACCTCGCCATCGCGACCCTCAACTGA
- a CDS encoding DUF1349 domain-containing protein yields the protein MKIGKTFWRNQPPFYEERGGTLAVRTGPETDYWNNTFYGFKHANGHFRATEVSGDFSFEVSFRANYQRLYDQAGAMLFVDGENWMKCGVEFTDGAMHFSVVVTRDDQSDWSVLKLDRPVEHAVTLRLTRHAEALRVQLQQPDGSWQLVRLCFLRMAETVELGPMTCSPTGEGLEVSFTRLELNEPIARDLH from the coding sequence ATGAAGATCGGCAAGACCTTCTGGCGCAACCAGCCCCCCTTTTACGAGGAGCGTGGCGGCACCCTCGCGGTGCGGACCGGGCCGGAGACCGACTACTGGAACAATACGTTCTACGGCTTCAAGCATGCGAACGGGCACTTTCGCGCGACCGAGGTCAGCGGCGATTTCAGCTTCGAGGTGAGCTTCCGTGCCAACTATCAACGGCTCTACGACCAGGCCGGCGCGATGCTCTTCGTCGATGGCGAGAACTGGATGAAGTGCGGCGTCGAGTTCACCGACGGCGCCATGCACTTCTCGGTGGTGGTGACGCGCGACGATCAATCGGACTGGTCGGTACTGAAACTCGATCGGCCGGTGGAGCATGCGGTGACGCTGCGGCTCACCCGCCATGCCGAGGCGCTGCGGGTGCAGTTGCAGCAGCCGGACGGCAGCTGGCAGCTGGTGCGGCTCTGTTTCCTCCGCATGGCAGAGACGGTCGAGCTCGGCCCGATGACCTGCTCGCCCACCGGCGAGGGCCTCGAGGTGAGCTTCACCCGGCTGGAACTGAACGAGCCGATCGCCCGCGACCTGCACTGA
- a CDS encoding acyltransferase family protein yields the protein MTDNRLPGADFLRAAACLTVLFHHLAQRMSWQNQLAGVEWFRVFAQIGTFGVAMFFVLSGFLLSRPFWQALDRGEAAPSLRIYAMRRAARILPGFWLALIVTFVLSITVFGARLDGQLWLRLFAGMFAVADWHWVTLFPVEVNGPLWSISFEVTSYLLLPLGFTALFFMARWTGGGWQLRALWLGVIGLALVAHWLFTQYYRVDTYQRGWDYGLIGGAKTWMPRFNPFGFFAMFAIGALAGGLQVRWAKYRHAVFDAIALACLAWGIWLMRQQLSAETPDGWGWLGVPYGFPWFVLAVALFLASSPSSVLLGRLLDNGLTRYIARVSFGIYIWHYVVLELVRVYWDPQIDHGQASDPTRFVVTSSLIAIITFAVAHLSYHLVENPVIQWARRREQRHAGSATLAAAAE from the coding sequence ATGACCGACAACCGGCTGCCCGGCGCGGATTTCTTGCGTGCGGCCGCGTGCCTCACGGTGCTGTTTCATCACCTGGCGCAACGGATGAGCTGGCAGAACCAACTGGCCGGCGTCGAGTGGTTCCGGGTGTTCGCCCAGATCGGCACATTCGGCGTGGCGATGTTCTTCGTGCTCTCGGGCTTCCTGCTGTCGCGACCGTTCTGGCAGGCGCTCGATCGCGGCGAGGCGGCGCCGTCACTGCGCATCTACGCCATGCGCCGCGCGGCGCGCATCCTGCCGGGGTTCTGGCTGGCGCTCATCGTTACCTTCGTCCTCAGCATCACGGTGTTCGGGGCGAGGCTCGATGGCCAATTGTGGCTGCGGTTGTTCGCCGGCATGTTCGCGGTCGCGGACTGGCACTGGGTGACGCTGTTTCCGGTCGAGGTGAACGGACCGCTGTGGTCGATTAGCTTCGAGGTGACCTCATACCTGCTGCTGCCGCTCGGCTTTACCGCACTCTTCTTCATGGCCCGCTGGACCGGTGGGGGCTGGCAATTGCGAGCGCTGTGGCTGGGGGTGATCGGCCTGGCGCTCGTCGCGCACTGGCTGTTCACTCAATACTACCGCGTCGACACCTATCAGCGCGGCTGGGACTATGGGTTGATCGGCGGCGCCAAGACCTGGATGCCGCGCTTCAACCCGTTCGGCTTTTTCGCCATGTTCGCCATCGGGGCGCTGGCGGGCGGGCTGCAGGTGCGCTGGGCAAAGTATCGGCACGCAGTGTTCGACGCTATAGCGCTTGCTTGCCTCGCCTGGGGCATCTGGCTGATGCGGCAGCAGCTTTCGGCCGAGACGCCGGACGGCTGGGGCTGGCTCGGGGTGCCCTACGGCTTCCCATGGTTCGTGCTGGCGGTGGCGCTGTTCCTCGCGTCCTCGCCGTCGAGCGTGCTGCTCGGGCGGCTGCTCGACAATGGGCTGACCCGCTATATCGCCCGAGTCTCCTTCGGCATCTACATCTGGCACTATGTCGTGCTGGAACTGGTACGGGTCTATTGGGATCCCCAGATCGACCACGGCCAGGCGTCCGATCCAACCCGCTTCGTCGTGACCTCGAGCCTCATCGCGATCATCACTTTCGCCGTGGCGCACCTGTCGTATCATCTGGTCGAGAACCCGGTGATTCAGTGGGCGCGCCGCAGGGAACAGCGCCATGCCGGTTCGGCGACACTCGCAGCTGCAGCGGAATGA
- a CDS encoding cyclic nucleotide-binding domain-containing protein, whose translation MIFEDFMARMMDPSHLLTHLPYALLVISMLMNDMGWLRAIAIAAGVIRIINRAFFEIDPIIVFWEVIFVGVNVVQLLILWYYAKRHRFSEDEQRFAALMPPGVDRRTIRRLLRLARLRHAAEGERLTHEGKPVTELMFIADGVMQIEQGGSIVAVCGPGDFVGEMSFVTGAPASATAIAAKPTRYLAFEQDRLHAAIEADNDLRQALDASLNHNLVGKLAKANAARSEQAVGG comes from the coding sequence ATGATTTTTGAGGACTTTATGGCTCGGATGATGGATCCGAGTCATCTGCTGACTCATCTGCCATATGCCCTGCTGGTCATCTCGATGTTGATGAACGACATGGGGTGGCTGCGCGCCATTGCCATCGCCGCAGGCGTAATACGTATTATCAATCGAGCGTTCTTCGAGATCGACCCGATCATCGTGTTCTGGGAAGTGATCTTCGTCGGCGTCAATGTCGTTCAACTGTTGATCCTCTGGTACTACGCCAAGCGCCATCGCTTCTCGGAGGATGAGCAGCGTTTCGCTGCGCTCATGCCGCCCGGTGTCGATCGGCGCACCATTCGCCGGCTGCTGCGGCTCGCCAGGCTTCGCCACGCCGCTGAAGGGGAGCGGCTGACCCACGAGGGCAAGCCAGTCACCGAACTGATGTTCATCGCCGATGGGGTGATGCAGATCGAGCAGGGCGGCAGCATCGTCGCCGTCTGTGGTCCGGGAGACTTCGTCGGAGAGATGAGCTTTGTCACCGGCGCGCCGGCGTCGGCCACCGCCATAGCCGCCAAACCGACGCGCTATCTGGCCTTTGAGCAGGACAGGCTGCACGCCGCCATCGAGGCCGACAACGATCTCCGGCAGGCGCTCGATGCGAGCCTCAATCACAATCTCGTCGGCAAGTTGGCCAAGGCGAACGCCGCGCGTTCGGAGCAGGCGGTCGGGGGCTAG
- the guaA gene encoding glutamine-hydrolyzing GMP synthase gives MTDIAAAPAESILIIDFGSQVTQLIARRLRETGVYCEIHPFQSAAEAFARLKPQGVIFSGGPASVTDEGSPRAPQEVFDSGVPILAICYGQQTLALQQGGKVEGGHAREFGRADVEIRETSPLFDGFWKVGGRYPVWMSHGDRVTELPEGFTVVGTSENAPFAIAVNERKRYYTTMFHPEVVHTPDGGKLLQSFVHNIVGLKSDWTMSAYRQRAVEKIRAQVGKGRVICALSGGVDSSVAAILIHEAIGDQLTCVFVDHGLMRMNEADEVVSMFRDHYNIPLVHVDAADRFIGALEGEADPETKRKTIGRLFIEVFEEEAKRLGGAQFLAQGTLYPDVIESVSFSGGPSVTIKSHHNVGGLPERMNMQLVEPLRELFKDEVRALGRELGLPDRFVGRHPFPGPGLAIRLPGGVTREKLDILRRADAIYLDEIRKAGLYDKIWQAFAVLLPVQTVGVMGDGRTYEFVCALRAVTSVDGMTADFFPYDMNFLGRAATRIINEVRGINRVVYDVTSKPPGTIEWE, from the coding sequence ATGACAGACATCGCCGCCGCCCCCGCCGAGTCCATTCTCATCATCGATTTCGGGTCCCAGGTGACCCAGCTGATCGCGCGCCGCCTGCGCGAGACCGGCGTCTATTGCGAGATTCATCCGTTCCAGAGCGCCGCCGAAGCGTTCGCCCGGCTGAAGCCGCAGGGGGTGATCTTCTCCGGTGGCCCGGCCTCTGTGACCGACGAGGGCAGCCCCCGAGCGCCGCAGGAAGTCTTCGACTCGGGCGTGCCGATCCTCGCCATCTGCTACGGCCAGCAGACCCTGGCGCTGCAGCAGGGCGGCAAGGTCGAGGGCGGGCACGCCCGCGAGTTCGGCCGCGCCGACGTCGAGATCAGGGAGACGAGCCCGCTGTTCGACGGCTTCTGGAAGGTCGGCGGACGCTATCCGGTGTGGATGAGCCATGGCGATCGCGTCACCGAGCTGCCGGAGGGGTTCACTGTCGTCGGCACCTCCGAGAACGCGCCGTTCGCCATCGCGGTCAACGAGCGCAAGCGCTACTACACCACCATGTTCCACCCCGAGGTGGTGCACACCCCGGATGGCGGCAAGCTCCTGCAGTCCTTCGTGCACAACATCGTCGGCCTCAAGTCCGACTGGACCATGTCGGCCTATCGCCAGCGCGCCGTAGAGAAGATCCGTGCCCAGGTCGGCAAGGGCAGGGTGATCTGCGCGCTCTCGGGCGGCGTCGACAGCTCGGTGGCGGCGATCCTGATCCATGAAGCCATCGGCGACCAGCTGACCTGCGTGTTCGTCGACCACGGCCTGATGCGGATGAACGAGGCCGACGAAGTCGTCTCGATGTTCCGCGACCACTACAACATCCCGCTGGTGCACGTGGATGCGGCCGACAGGTTCATCGGCGCGCTCGAGGGCGAAGCGGACCCCGAGACCAAGCGCAAGACCATCGGCCGGCTGTTCATCGAGGTCTTCGAGGAGGAAGCCAAGAGGCTCGGCGGCGCGCAGTTCCTGGCGCAGGGCACGCTCTATCCCGACGTCATCGAGAGCGTCAGCTTCTCGGGTGGTCCCTCGGTCACCATCAAGAGCCACCACAACGTCGGCGGCCTGCCCGAACGGATGAACATGCAGCTGGTCGAGCCGCTGCGCGAACTGTTCAAGGACGAGGTCCGTGCCCTCGGCCGCGAGCTCGGCCTGCCCGACCGCTTCGTCGGTCGCCATCCGTTCCCGGGCCCCGGCCTCGCCATCCGCCTCCCGGGCGGCGTCACCCGCGAGAAGCTCGACATCCTCCGCCGGGCCGACGCCATCTATCTCGACGAGATCAGGAAGGCCGGCCTCTACGACAAGATCTGGCAGGCCTTCGCCGTGCTGCTGCCGGTGCAGACCGTTGGCGTGATGGGCGACGGCCGCACCTACGAGTTCGTCTGCGCGCTGCGCGCCGTGACCTCGGTCGACGGCATGACGGCAGACTTCTTCCCCTACGATATGAACTTCCTCGGCCGAGCCGCCACCCGCATCATCAACGAAGTGCGCGGCATCAACCGGGTGGTGTACGACGTGACCTCCAAGCCGCCCGGCACCATCGAGTGGGAGTGA
- a CDS encoding alpha-L-fucosidase yields the protein MISASRLAEASAVRPTPRQLAWQRLEFYGFIHFGMNTMTEREWGLGHEDPALFDPAGLDADQWVESLASAGMRGLILTCKHHDGFCLWPSAVTRHSVASSPWRAGRGDLVAEVSAACARRGMKFGVYLSPWDRTEPSYGTGSDYDGFFVAQLRELLSGYGPIFSVWFDGANGEGAGGRKQYYDWDRYFAVVRELQPGAVISVCGPDVRWCGNEAGQARPNEWSVVPASLRDAERTASNSQQVDDGKFSRQVRSDEQDLGSRAAIAASNDELVWYPAEVNTSIRPGWFHHPREDAEVRSAEELFDIYCGSVGGNATFLLNVPPDRSGRVATPDRLVLAQLGQRIADFYAADISPQAIVSPSDALDQQGAWIVDGAGSSIVLTWPEPRQVGAAVFEEDISLGQQVERLLVETRTAEGQWLAVAETSSVGYRRIVSFSPIETGAVRFSVTGTRGRARLRFRIIAAEAAR from the coding sequence GTGATCTCGGCCAGCCGGCTCGCCGAGGCCTCCGCTGTCCGGCCGACGCCGCGGCAACTGGCTTGGCAGCGGCTGGAGTTCTATGGGTTCATCCATTTCGGCATGAACACCATGACCGAGCGGGAATGGGGGCTCGGGCATGAGGATCCCGCTCTGTTCGATCCCGCCGGTCTCGATGCGGATCAATGGGTCGAGAGCCTCGCCTCCGCCGGCATGCGCGGCCTGATCCTTACCTGCAAACATCATGACGGCTTTTGCCTGTGGCCCAGTGCGGTGACCCGGCATTCGGTGGCGTCCAGTCCGTGGCGCGCCGGCCGCGGAGATCTGGTGGCCGAGGTTTCGGCGGCCTGCGCGCGTCGCGGCATGAAGTTCGGCGTCTACCTTTCTCCCTGGGATCGCACCGAGCCGTCCTATGGGACGGGGAGCGACTACGATGGGTTCTTCGTCGCACAACTGCGCGAACTGCTCTCGGGCTACGGTCCGATCTTTTCGGTCTGGTTCGATGGCGCCAATGGCGAAGGCGCGGGTGGCAGGAAGCAATATTACGACTGGGATCGCTACTTTGCGGTGGTCCGCGAGCTGCAGCCCGGAGCGGTGATCAGCGTCTGCGGCCCCGACGTGCGCTGGTGCGGCAATGAGGCCGGGCAAGCCCGGCCCAATGAATGGAGCGTGGTGCCGGCCTCGCTGCGCGACGCCGAGCGCACCGCCTCCAACTCGCAGCAGGTCGATGACGGCAAGTTCTCGCGCCAGGTGCGCTCGGATGAGCAGGATCTGGGGAGCCGGGCGGCCATTGCCGCCTCGAACGATGAACTGGTCTGGTATCCCGCCGAAGTGAACACCTCGATCCGCCCCGGCTGGTTTCATCACCCGAGGGAGGACGCCGAGGTCAGATCCGCCGAGGAACTGTTCGACATCTACTGCGGTTCGGTCGGCGGCAATGCGACCTTCCTGCTCAACGTCCCGCCCGATCGATCGGGTCGCGTCGCCACGCCGGATCGGCTGGTCCTGGCGCAACTGGGACAGCGCATCGCCGATTTCTACGCAGCCGATATCTCCCCACAGGCCATTGTGTCGCCCTCCGATGCCCTGGACCAGCAGGGCGCATGGATTGTCGACGGCGCCGGCTCCAGTATCGTCCTCACCTGGCCGGAGCCGCGCCAAGTCGGCGCTGCGGTCTTCGAGGAGGACATTTCGCTGGGTCAGCAGGTCGAGCGGCTATTGGTGGAAACCAGAACCGCGGAGGGCCAGTGGCTTGCTGTGGCGGAAACCTCGTCGGTCGGCTATCGGCGGATCGTGTCGTTCTCGCCGATAGAGACCGGTGCTGTAAGGTTTTCGGTGACTGGCACTCGCGGCCGGGCGCGGCTGCGTTTCCGGATAATCGCGGCCGAGGCGGCCAGGTGA
- a CDS encoding YbaN family protein — protein MKQDRPDAVSARMVRFGYLVAGFTLLALGIIGAFLPLMPTTIFVILAAGCFARSNRRVEAWLLNHRSFGPTIKAWRAEGAISRRGKTLACSGMVLGYVLFLIGARPDLPLALFVLAVFGACAWYVLSRPEPS, from the coding sequence ATGAAGCAGGATCGCCCGGATGCTGTCTCGGCCCGCATGGTGCGCTTCGGTTATCTCGTCGCCGGCTTCACCCTCCTGGCGCTGGGCATCATCGGCGCCTTCCTGCCGCTGATGCCGACCACCATTTTCGTCATTCTCGCCGCCGGCTGTTTTGCCCGCTCCAATCGGCGGGTCGAAGCCTGGCTGCTCAACCACAGGAGCTTCGGTCCCACCATCAAGGCCTGGCGGGCCGAAGGCGCCATCTCGCGGCGTGGCAAGACGCTGGCCTGCAGCGGTATGGTGCTTGGTTACGTGCTGTTCCTGATCGGCGCTCGCCCCGACCTGCCGCTGGCGCTGTTCGTCCTCGCCGTCTTCGGCGCCTGTGCCTGGTACGTGCTGTCGCGGCCGGAGCCCTCCTGA
- a CDS encoding polysaccharide deacetylase family protein, which translates to MLHRVLCLAVFAALLSTLPAQADTLVEPHLHIVPGGAQSPQVALTLDACSGGIDHRILDTLIARAIPATIFVTGRWLHRNPETVKLLLGHPELFELEDHGENHLPAVIGTQKPYGLRPAGTAAAVAAEIENGASSIGRAGGPTPHWYRGATALYSRDALQLIPALGFRTAGFSLNADLGASVSAKVAAARIDGAKDGDVIIAHVNQPKRAAGAGVALGVEDLLSRGYRFVRLADVAELDD; encoded by the coding sequence GTGCTTCACCGAGTCCTATGCCTTGCAGTCTTTGCCGCCCTGCTCTCCACCCTGCCCGCCCAGGCCGATACGCTGGTCGAGCCACACCTCCACATCGTCCCGGGCGGAGCCCAGTCGCCCCAGGTGGCGCTGACGCTCGACGCCTGCTCGGGCGGCATCGACCATCGTATCCTCGACACCCTGATCGCCAGGGCAATCCCGGCCACGATCTTCGTCACCGGCCGCTGGCTGCACCGCAATCCGGAGACGGTCAAACTGCTGCTCGGGCACCCCGAGCTGTTCGAACTCGAGGACCATGGCGAGAACCACCTGCCGGCGGTGATCGGCACGCAGAAGCCCTATGGACTCCGGCCGGCCGGCACCGCCGCAGCGGTAGCGGCGGAGATCGAGAATGGCGCGTCGAGCATCGGCAGGGCCGGTGGCCCCACCCCGCATTGGTATCGGGGCGCCACAGCGCTCTACAGCCGGGACGCGCTGCAGCTGATCCCCGCGCTCGGCTTCCGCACCGCCGGCTTCTCGCTGAACGCCGATCTGGGCGCCAGCGTCTCCGCGAAAGTGGCGGCGGCTCGGATCGACGGCGCCAAGGACGGCGACGTGATCATCGCCCATGTCAACCAGCCCAAGCGGGCCGCCGGCGCGGGTGTAGCGCTCGGGGTCGAAGATCTGCTGTCACGCGGCTATCGGTTCGTGCGGCTGGCTGACGTCGCGGAGCTCGATGACTGA